ACTAATATCTTTTAAGCTCAGTTagataaatatacatttatattacatgtaattaatttttttattgttgaatgtTCTTATAAATTTACCAGACAAAAATTTGGAGTCTTTTAAACAGGAATTATCTTTCGTGGAACAGTATTATAtagaaatctgatttttttagaggacagttgaatttggaacaaaaagatcaatcttcaactaaaaatataatagatccatttttttaatatttcaaacaaatagtaacaTCTTGaactaaataagatcaattttcaaccaaaaatggaatagccacATCTTTAGTTTAATaagatgataattttaaataatacaatttttttaaacaaaatagtctagTTTCCCATTAAAGgggtgaatttttcaaataaaaaaacctaattttcaacaaataaagatttttgtcaatacagaaaaaaatttcatccaaataattaaactttcaagaaaaaaaaaaaatttttttaaaaggtttcaacttTCATCTAAACActcgcatttttaaccaaaaaatatgacattttaaactaaaagggtTAGTTTTCTGACAAAagagacgcattttcaactaaaaaatagttgaattttcaatcaaatattcaatttttgaactaaaagtatAATCGTCAGGAGAACgcaactgaaaaaaatacaagACAAATACATTACTGACAAGAATGTATAGTTAGTTTTACAGTAAATTTCTCAATACAATGTATCCATTGCCTagaaattattactttaattaaaaaaagacaaaaaccagtggttttttgtttgttttttaactttctagtatttagaatttttaaagattagaatatTATATTCTACATAAGAcgtatttacaattattattagatATTGATTTAATTAGTAGTGAAATTATTAGatatccaattttcaaatattttcatacaaaattttcatagcaatacataaggaaattaaaaatgattaatgattaaataataaattagagaTAACATGTTTGAGATTGTCTGCCACCTCGTACAAAAAattggtggccctgaaaagggccaaTTTGCATTTAGTTATCAATCATCATTCCAGCAAATAAAAGTCAgactgaaaatttacttcttgagGTTAAAAGTCATTTTCGGTCCAGTTTTGATCATTCGAATCGGAGCGACGAGTTTAGTATTCGGTAAACCAAAAATCTTCACGGCTTTTGATGGACCCGTAGAAGCAGTGATTCTCGAAATTTTGCTAGTTTTTGATATCTTCGAAATTTTGTTGTCCTTCTCAGTCAACTTAACCAGCCTCTTTCTTTTCAATCCACTGACCCTGTTTTTCTTAACTCTTTTCACTTCAATTTTTGGCATCTGAAGTTCCACAGCTGACATTTTAAAAGAACCAGAAGCTCCTTTTCCAGTTGTCTGAACTAAAGATCCAGAAACCACTGCAgtcctcaaatatttttttataaatggtgCCTGAATCTTCGTATCAATGTGAAAAGTTccagaaacgtattttttaatcGCATGAAGAGAAGAACCGCCTTGttcgtttaaatttgaaattgctgTATTCACCATATCAGCAACTTTGGGATGCTTATGATTGAAGAGGGAAGTCTTCGGAATTGGAAAGTTAGTTGATTTCCTCCTCAGCCCTAGAGATTTattaattcctgaatttttcaTTGATGTCAGAATTATCAAAGGAGATAATACAGTCTTGTTCTCCATGATAGAAAGattctcaattatttgattgaatcttattttatttaaattcaattcttgtATTGAAATTCAACGGTTACtcaactttgaaaatttgaatttacctaGTTTGAGCTCtgtgacttgaaaaaaaaattcgtgaTTGTTGATAGTGGGTGGTTCCTTATCATAAGTGAGCACGGATGAGGGAGAGAGACGCTTCATGAATTCACCCCTTGATAATGTCTATTCGTATCTCAACAGATGCAaggaaagattttcaatttttgtttgaatgttggaaaaaaaattgaaaatttgcttgattaattttgaagatcCGTAGAGAGTTTCGTctcgaaatttattatttttaatcttttcatttaaatccTCGgggaagaattttaaagatatgacATCAGGTCGAATTCTGTGTAGCTTTGTATGACTAGTCAGACAGAGGGAAAATAATGAAGGAGATTTTACGTCTAAAAATGTGCATATTATAGGATTTTGTTTAtgagtgaattgaaaaataaataaaaagttatgtcCAGGtctgtttttgaaattatgtCCCATTTCAATTAAGGAATCAAAAAGAAtcgatttaataaattattattgcaggaattattattatataaacaaacttTTGTCAAAGTTTTATCAATGTATGACACTAATTtctatataaacaaatataaatgtaaaacttATGTTCAGCTTTCCCGGGTGACGAAATCTTGGGTGAAAATCGATGGTGCAGTCTCGCCCCGTTTACACCCTAGGATTGGCTGAGTTTCATTTGTCctattcatgatttaaaaaatgtaaatattctaatttCCATACCCaagatcaattaataattttatggttAATGGTGAGCATTGATTCCTGCAAACCTGGGAATGGTCGTGCATTTTTTGTGAACGGGAATTGAATatgaattaattctttaactgtggtttaatgaattctaaaatgaatacttaaaatatacaataataaattttattgtttcaatccAAAAGCCTTAGTAGATAAACAAATGCAAGCGTCAGATTAAAACTTTAGaaactatttctaatttttaaataatatgtttaaattaatagattcataataaAACGctgtaattcaattttaaattttattcaaatattgtttgagTCTAAAATATCCAATTCTTATTCCTTCGTACTTATtccattcaatttaaattattttacttaaaaaaataattttataatgtttaacaatatttgactgtttattaaaatgaacaattactagtcaatcatttaaaactaaaatgcttaaaaatataaagCCTTGAATCCTTTAAATTTCAGGGTGCTATCTTTAAAgtttgaatgttaaaattttaattgttttatgaaaaaaaattagtttctaagtgtgaaagtgttgaatttgtatgtaaaaataagaattaaataattaataattcgaaATTATTGAGGGTTCGAatgcacattttttgaaattagcattttttaagtttcatttaaaaacttttttatttcaaaagagttGCATTTGAGCGCCttaatttgcagttaaattttgattacatcaaatgaaaaacaatcagttttaagagttcgaatttttttatttcaatgaccgggaaaaatatttgcgaatttgGAAATGATCGGAAATTTTTCCCTCGTTTAAAAGGACCACCGGTAAATCTGTACAATTTGCTTCTATTGCAGTTTAATTTAGAATCAAAcctataattatatatatatatatatacctatctcacgaccgtgagataggtggttacattctgtaaaggaatcaatacgacgatccagtaaaagcctcgtgcaccctaagaacacggagcgacccaaggacaaccgccttctgaatttttcccgcaagtgttttagcgtattgttgacacgcagagatgcttttgaggccattagcaagtgaaatcttggaaccttcaagagcgccgatgataaggacgattagtttaacagaatattccgggtacaatcgttgcaactcccttataaggtctcgatacctctctttcttttcattctccttggttatggtgcttttgtcagctgatgccgaaaattcgataacgaacatggttcgcttctcgaaatcaagaagaaccatgtcaggcctcgagtgcgcaacagaaacaattatcgagaatataaagtttcagtatatgcggcacttcccattctcgataattgactcaatttccctaggagcatttagaggagcgatattaaggggtgtgcacggcacgccctgcagctatcatctggaatgtcttggctcaaaatgtggcgacggtatgttaaggtggaaatgacaccgtcttggcatgcaaaaatgaaaccctccgtaccagacttcaatccgggcgatttaaggaaagcaaacgttagctcacaagacattgactgatctttcacatttctgtggaagataccgtgcatcctcttatcgaggagctgttcacggaagtttttctcttgtgctttcttaatccgagctttcaggagtgagtactcgagatagataagatttgatgcattttactcacccctaatactgaagtgatGTCCGAGTGTTTCGGCAGCCTCTTCTGCTActttgtatagaaacgctcctttgcccacttcttcgtgatttctgaccattgtaagaaaagggtctcttccatttgcaactctatgtgctgtacccagaataatcctgttgtgaagacattccagactcaatattccgcgacccccttgacaacgtgagatgtacagtcgcggaacggaagacttaagatgcaggcttttgttcatgtgcataacctttcttgtcccgatatcaagggatctgagctcgttcttcgtccatggaactactccaaatgaatagagtagtaccgggacggcaagcatgttcgttgcagataccttGGCGcgtttgtctaacccaaattccattccaatttccttagtatatcgttcgacaatccccggagctagatgcagttgctctctgtttttagcaaagattttaagatcgtccatgtaaaatacatgagtgaccttgtactttcgatctgcaggtttgccgcacaagtacctgtcggaatggcgaagtgctagagatagtagcaataatgtaaggcaaaagaggagtgggctcacggtgtcgccctgaaagacacctctttgaaaagtgaccttgttagttatcacaTGATTTTtaccagatgagatagtaaatctggttttccaaagcggcatcaatctctctatgcacctcaactatttgcggatgaacctttaagatttccaaaagacagatgataagtctatgggaggtcgaatcgaaagctttccgataatcaatccaggccatcgataggtcacgctggtagaatgctgcatccttgcagacacatctatcgatgagcaagttctccggacatccggctacgtctttctttgagcctcgttgtccatacatttcttgccacacaggttcaattgcccgaacaatcctatcatttaggatagctgtgaatatcttataaagtgtgttcagacaagttattggcctgtaattcttctggtcagctaagtttcctattttcggcagccaaatgctgatgggtaaagaaaacttcttccgctagaaggttttgatacaaaatagtcccggtgcggaatagttcttcatccctcctaatacttttttcacctcctcggtagtgatgggtgggcattctttatcaggtgttatgagggcaacacctaactccttgaagctatttatattttctgagtcttcgtccagtctatgctgaacttcatagacttctctccaaaatatttcgacctcctctggtttgggtgggtgttcgacagtaactggagtgtcttggaagagtcgagatgggtcagagagaaactgctgattttctctgacccacctctccctacgctctagatttctcttagcgtcagatagtatccgtattctctcaacaatatgctgcctgatggtcagcagctttgacttgttaagtgtgtgataacgggtcNNNNNNNNNNNNNNNNNNNNNNNNNNNNNNNNNNNNNNNNNNNNNNNNNNNNNNNNNNNNNNNNNNNNNNNNNNNNNNNNNNNNNNNNNNNNNNNNNN
The sequence above is drawn from the Belonocnema kinseyi isolate 2016_QV_RU_SX_M_011 chromosome 7, B_treatae_v1, whole genome shotgun sequence genome and encodes:
- the LOC117176550 gene encoding histone H1-like, giving the protein MENKTVLSPLIILTSMKNSGINKSLGLRRKSTNFPIPKTSLFNHKHPKVADMVNTAISNLNEQGGSSLHAIKKYVSGTFHIDTKIQAPFIKKYLRTAVVSGSLVQTTGKGASGSFKMSAVELQMPKIEVKRVKKNRVSGLKRKRLVKLTEKDNKISKISKTSKISRITASTGPSKAVKIFGLPNTKLVAPIRMIKTGPKMTFNLKK